From one Synechocystis sp. PCC 6803 substr. PCC-P genomic stretch:
- a CDS encoding single-stranded DNA-binding protein — MNSFVLMATVIREPELRFTKENQTPVCEFLVEFPGMRDDSPKESLKVVGWGNLANTIKETYHPGDRLIIEGRLGMNMIERQEGFKEKRAELTASRISLVDSGNGINPGELSSPPEPEAVDLSNTDDIPF, encoded by the coding sequence ATGAACAGTTTTGTTTTAATGGCCACCGTTATTCGGGAACCGGAACTGCGCTTCACCAAAGAAAATCAAACCCCCGTCTGCGAATTTCTAGTAGAATTCCCCGGCATGAGGGATGATTCCCCCAAGGAAAGTTTGAAAGTAGTTGGTTGGGGCAATTTGGCCAACACCATCAAAGAAACCTATCACCCTGGCGATCGCCTAATTATCGAAGGACGCTTAGGTATGAATATGATAGAACGGCAGGAAGGCTTTAAGGAAAAACGAGCTGAGCTAACTGCTTCCCGCATTAGTTTGGTGGATAGCGGCAATGGCATTAATCCTGGTGAGTTGTCTTCTCCTCCAGAACCTGAAGCAGTGGACCTTAGTAACACCGATGATATTCCGTTCTAA
- a CDS encoding GIY-YIG nuclease family protein — protein MADSLPNLVDLNFLPFLTEAGEIDPNYEKRIGVYAIFDQHQNLQYVGYSRNLAISLLQHLVRQPEHCHGLKVHIIDRPDRQLLVQIQNHWLVGQNPPGNGESQKIWAESINVQDYWTPEEAATVAKSEPGDTPKLLKKIARRLEAEVLAKLEARGVAQQIRFNPKLKEQGLLDIT, from the coding sequence ATGGCGGATTCCCTTCCCAATTTAGTCGATCTCAACTTCTTACCTTTTTTAACGGAGGCTGGGGAAATTGATCCGAACTACGAAAAACGTATTGGGGTTTACGCCATTTTTGACCAGCATCAGAATCTACAATACGTAGGCTATTCCCGTAATTTAGCCATTAGCCTGCTGCAACATTTGGTGCGTCAACCAGAGCATTGCCATGGGCTCAAAGTACACATCATCGACCGCCCCGATCGCCAATTATTAGTTCAAATTCAAAACCATTGGTTGGTGGGGCAAAATCCTCCTGGCAATGGTGAAAGTCAGAAAATTTGGGCTGAATCGATTAATGTGCAGGATTATTGGACTCCAGAAGAGGCCGCCACCGTTGCTAAAAGTGAACCAGGGGACACGCCCAAACTTTTGAAAAAAATTGCCCGTAGGCTAGAGGCAGAAGTGTTGGCAAAACTGGAAGCCAGGGGAGTGGCACAACAAATTCGCTTCAATCCCAAGCTGAAAGAACAAGGGCTGTTGGACATCACCTAG
- a CDS encoding mechanosensitive ion channel family protein: MLPTNRKNYIFRHQRLNLSQLIALTLLTLLLSLGFAQAQSAQTLLSQLPPQIDLVDPVKSDFPLQNKAFNLGFESDLSGRIGNLDYTTVRVDGEPIFLIAVPTGNASKEGDSSLSPIVYRQQRIESKFKEIVQRGFDPETLNVASSILNGAIIIQISDDKNLRPQILRTITKADADLYALTPEDLASETVDQVRNALMRARRERQPEALRRQIKVALVIVTIVVTVSLVVLFIYRWLGHRIHLLKMAINCLVKAEEEDPNFDYNYIDASIFKNIAAIPRYSFAFQILDRIAIFLYYLSAYSKTILFGNVGWGDSKKNPPLTFSLDNQKIFENILELFQGKDFYDFLKNRLKQVVFTRRILIFFLFIIWIRGSAFFLQVFPNTRRLGRQLSGTPISLTLIWLSAIILIKISDFLIESFFHTIENDYAILQTAKYTRRKIRINTVSSAVRGINLVVCIFTAFVFSLSLFDVPVATVLAGAGIIGFAVSFGSQNLIKDLIAGISNLMSDAFAINDFVLIGEFEGVVEDTNLFVTRIRCPNGDLVTIPNGAIGTVCNQTKDWSRVDYSVMVAADADPKKAIAVLQQVALGLYHDPWWHPKMLQAPELKGIEEVSHQGILIRIWLKTLPGEQWDVARELRLRVKVAFESQEIAIGVPQQQLLMTGTGTSPLYGDEKERASKDGEK; the protein is encoded by the coding sequence GTGCTCCCAACAAATAGAAAAAATTATATTTTTCGCCATCAAAGATTAAATTTAAGTCAATTAATCGCCCTTACTCTGCTCACCTTACTGCTAAGCCTAGGTTTTGCCCAAGCCCAGTCGGCACAAACTCTCCTTAGTCAACTACCGCCCCAAATTGACCTAGTGGATCCCGTCAAGTCTGATTTCCCCCTGCAAAATAAAGCTTTTAATCTAGGCTTTGAATCAGATTTATCCGGTAGAATTGGTAACTTGGATTACACCACCGTTAGGGTAGATGGAGAGCCAATTTTTTTGATTGCTGTGCCCACAGGAAATGCTAGTAAAGAAGGAGATTCTTCCCTTAGTCCAATTGTTTATCGTCAACAACGTATTGAAAGTAAGTTTAAAGAAATTGTCCAGCGGGGTTTTGATCCAGAAACCTTAAATGTTGCTAGTTCTATTCTCAATGGGGCGATCATTATTCAAATTAGCGATGACAAAAATCTCCGGCCACAAATTCTTCGCACCATTACCAAAGCTGATGCTGATTTATACGCCCTTACCCCGGAAGATTTAGCGTCCGAAACCGTAGATCAAGTCCGCAATGCCCTGATGCGAGCGAGGCGGGAACGACAACCAGAAGCCCTGAGAAGACAAATAAAAGTTGCCCTAGTAATTGTCACCATTGTGGTCACAGTTTCGTTGGTAGTGCTATTTATTTATCGGTGGCTGGGACACAGAATTCACTTACTAAAGATGGCTATTAATTGTTTAGTTAAGGCGGAGGAGGAAGACCCAAATTTTGATTATAATTACATTGATGCGTCTATTTTTAAAAATATTGCTGCCATTCCCCGCTATTCCTTCGCTTTTCAAATTTTAGACCGGATAGCTATTTTTCTTTATTATTTAAGTGCTTACTCCAAAACTATACTATTCGGAAATGTTGGCTGGGGGGACAGTAAAAAAAATCCTCCCCTGACATTTTCTTTGGATAACCAGAAAATTTTTGAAAATATTCTTGAACTTTTCCAAGGCAAGGATTTTTACGACTTCCTGAAAAACCGCCTCAAACAAGTTGTATTTACCCGGAGAATACTAATTTTTTTCCTGTTTATTATCTGGATCCGTGGTAGTGCTTTTTTTCTGCAGGTTTTTCCTAACACTCGACGTTTAGGACGACAGTTATCGGGCACTCCCATTTCTTTAACTTTAATTTGGTTATCGGCAATAATTTTAATTAAAATATCTGATTTTTTAATTGAGTCTTTTTTCCATACCATTGAAAACGATTATGCTATTTTACAAACTGCCAAATATACACGAAGAAAAATTAGAATTAACACTGTCAGTAGTGCTGTCAGGGGCATTAACCTGGTGGTCTGTATTTTTACTGCCTTTGTCTTTTCCCTTAGTTTGTTCGATGTGCCGGTGGCCACAGTACTGGCTGGGGCAGGGATCATCGGTTTTGCGGTGTCTTTCGGTTCCCAAAACTTGATCAAGGATTTAATTGCCGGTATTTCTAATCTGATGAGTGATGCCTTCGCCATTAATGATTTCGTTCTGATTGGCGAGTTTGAAGGAGTAGTGGAAGATACAAACCTATTTGTTACTCGCATCCGTTGTCCCAACGGGGATTTAGTCACCATTCCCAACGGAGCCATTGGCACAGTGTGTAATCAAACTAAAGACTGGTCCAGGGTAGATTATTCCGTTATGGTGGCGGCTGATGCTGATCCCAAAAAGGCGATCGCCGTTTTGCAACAGGTGGCGCTGGGTCTGTACCACGATCCGTGGTGGCATCCTAAAATGCTCCAGGCACCGGAACTCAAGGGTATTGAAGAGGTTTCTCACCAAGGTATTCTTATTCGTATTTGGCTTAAGACCCTGCCGGGGGAACAATGGGACGTGGCCAGAGAATTGCGACTGCGGGTGAAAGTGGCCTTTGAATCCCAGGAAATTGCCATTGGGGTGCCCCAACAACAATTATTAATGACAGGAACCGGAACTTCTCCTTTGTATGGAGATGAAAAAGAACGTGCCTCTAAAGACGGGGAAAAATAG
- a CDS encoding VOC family protein translates to MHHVSIRTANIHRAIAFYELLGFTVGERFTTGYTLACWLTGLGGRIELIQIPQPQPAPDAFKDEHYVGYYHISFDLTDQVESLPEWLNNLSQSFSQAYQTNPEQIEPLKILLNPQQQQIGDHIYEVLFIADSDNLPLEFIRCQSAPNK, encoded by the coding sequence ATGCACCATGTTTCTATTCGTACTGCTAATATCCATCGGGCGATCGCCTTTTATGAGCTATTGGGTTTTACCGTGGGGGAAAGGTTCACCACTGGTTATACCTTAGCTTGCTGGTTGACTGGTCTGGGGGGACGCATTGAATTAATTCAAATTCCCCAACCCCAACCCGCCCCTGATGCCTTCAAAGATGAACATTACGTGGGCTACTATCATATCTCCTTTGATCTAACAGACCAGGTAGAAAGTTTACCGGAATGGTTGAATAATCTCAGCCAAAGTTTTAGCCAAGCCTATCAAACCAATCCAGAACAAATTGAGCCGTTAAAAATTCTTTTAAATCCCCAGCAACAACAAATTGGTGATCATATTTATGAAGTTTTATTCATTGCCGATAGTGATAACCTCCCTTTGGAATTTATTCGTTGTCAGAGTGCTCCCAACAAATAG
- a CDS encoding response regulator transcription factor, protein MSELKILIVDDEPHIVILLEEVFELLEEDYGVELLTAMDGEKALALAVEHQPQLVILDVMLPKISGLAVCQRIKENPELANTTVILLTAKGQQFDRQAGLAAGADCYVTKPFGPRDLLAQAKGILGIEEED, encoded by the coding sequence ATGTCCGAACTGAAAATCCTAATTGTTGACGACGAACCCCACATTGTAATTCTGCTGGAAGAGGTGTTTGAGCTTTTAGAAGAAGATTACGGGGTGGAGTTATTGACCGCCATGGATGGGGAAAAAGCCTTGGCTTTAGCAGTGGAACATCAACCCCAATTGGTTATTTTAGATGTGATGTTGCCCAAGATTAGTGGTTTAGCAGTTTGTCAACGTATTAAAGAAAATCCTGAGCTAGCTAATACCACGGTGATTTTGCTCACGGCCAAGGGCCAACAGTTCGATCGCCAGGCAGGGTTAGCCGCGGGGGCGGATTGCTACGTAACTAAACCCTTTGGCCCCAGGGATTTATTGGCCCAAGCGAAGGGAATTTTGGGTATTGAAGAAGAGGATTAA
- a CDS encoding tRNA (5-methylaminomethyl-2-thiouridine)(34)-methyltransferase MnmD — protein MTSAAPFTPQLTADGSFTFYSPQFGETFHSQRGAKAEADEKFVHPCLLPQLAAKKSRLTIIDVCYGLGYNTAAALTAIWQINPHCHVTLYSLENDLQVPRQAIANGLLQGWPDLVQEILQDLAQREMVAREFLTAHLAIGDARQTLLSVVPRDIKVDAIFLDPFSPPKCPQLWTVEFLCHLGDRLAPTGRLATYCSAAAVRHGLQLAGLSIATMGDGQPPHPRRRPLGTLASHQPSPPSIFAPWEMEHLQTKAAIPYRDPSGTDPAEVILARRRAEQSKSTLEPTSRWKKRWLDQEINHTPNSESF, from the coding sequence TTGACCAGTGCGGCCCCTTTTACTCCCCAGTTGACGGCGGATGGTTCTTTTACGTTCTATTCGCCCCAATTTGGGGAAACGTTCCATTCCCAGCGGGGTGCTAAGGCGGAGGCGGACGAAAAGTTTGTTCATCCCTGTCTTTTGCCCCAGTTGGCGGCCAAAAAATCCAGGTTAACTATTATTGATGTCTGCTATGGCTTGGGCTACAACACAGCGGCGGCCCTAACAGCCATCTGGCAAATTAATCCCCATTGCCACGTAACTCTGTACAGTTTGGAAAACGATCTGCAAGTGCCCCGCCAGGCGATCGCCAATGGCTTGCTCCAGGGTTGGCCGGATTTGGTGCAGGAGATTTTGCAGGATCTAGCTCAAAGAGAAATGGTTGCCAGGGAATTTTTAACTGCCCATCTGGCGATCGGGGATGCCCGGCAAACATTACTATCCGTTGTGCCCCGAGATATTAAGGTCGATGCTATTTTCCTCGATCCCTTCTCACCGCCCAAATGTCCCCAACTGTGGACAGTGGAATTTCTCTGTCATTTAGGCGATCGTCTAGCCCCAACAGGCCGTTTAGCCACCTATTGCAGTGCGGCGGCGGTGCGTCATGGTTTACAACTGGCCGGACTGTCCATTGCCACCATGGGAGACGGTCAACCGCCCCATCCCCGTCGTCGGCCCCTGGGTACCCTGGCTAGCCACCAGCCATCACCCCCATCAATATTTGCCCCCTGGGAAATGGAACATCTGCAAACTAAGGCGGCCATCCCCTACCGTGATCCTTCAGGAACAGATCCAGCGGAAGTAATTCTGGCCCGTCGTCGAGCGGAACAGAGCAAAAGTACATTGGAGCCCACCAGCCGCTGGAAAAAACGTTGGCTCGACCAGGAGATTAACCATACCCCTAACTCTGAATCTTTCTAA